TCACGTcggcttttcctacgtagaaacagcgtggcggcctagtcacatgatatatgtggcttttacacacacacacacgctaatgcaatgcaagctgggtcaacagccatacaggtcacactgagggtggccgtataaacaactttaagactgttacaaatatgcgccacactgtgaaccaacactaaacgagaataaCAAGCAaacttcgggagaacatccgcactgtaacacaacataaacacaacagaacaaatacaccgAAACCCTTGCGGCACTACCttttcctggacgctacaatataaacttttttttttttttccaagatggcgctgctgtagtggctgctgttggcaggagctctgtgctcttgtgacatccttttgtgtttccctcttgttttcatgtgttattatattttcttgccttttgggccgggaccctttgggactgtgtgacaaggggtggcactttcgtgacctctgtgatgcttttttttgtggacttttttaatgtctttaatgtcctctgtgttctttgatgtttgatgtttccctcttacacacatgtaagagggatgtgttttatgactatgagttgtttttttccccttggcctcagtctgcaccccctctacagggcccaggctaagaccgatttttgtatctcatcttttttgtaaggggcgctggaagccggcagatccgtcagcgatcctgttctgtctccctgtaatgtttttttctgatttgaatgggattgtgctgaaaatttaaattttcctgaaggaactctcctgtcggaataaataaagtactatctaatctaatcgaatctaatttattattagcctgtgggaaaagtttattttgatgtttacctgagaaggctgctaatagaaaagaggcattcaatttctatttaaatttgatttgatatgccattgctattttttaattattagtattatttgaaacttgattttgcatgtcactataaagttatataagtcttgcttgttcaatattcaatgcaaaacttgtttgggaccCTATTAAaacgttaatttgttcaaccttggccagcggctttgttcagtttaaaattttgtcccactctgtatttgagtttgacacccctgttttaaccactaggccattatGGCTACCATTTAGTGTACACACTATCTGAGTATGCGAGGGGCCTAGATCTTTCCGCTAAAAGCAGATACGAATCAAAGAATCAAACACTGCAATGGAATTCATTGATACTTCATCAGAAAAAAATTTGTCGAGTGATTTCAAGGATTATCTGTCGGTAACCTACCCAGACATGTCAAACTATCTGGTGCTCCAAACTTCCCTCCACACTGCACAACAGATGAAAGCTGGCAAACGCACGGAGGCCTACAATTTTATAAAAGGACAAAACTTTTATCCTTTTCACAATTATTCCTACAGCTTAAAACAACGCAAGCATGGggcatttttcttcgagaaaggcatAATCCCACCCAGAACGCTTTGACAACAGATGCTCGCTTGACCTCTACTTTAAGCTTCCAATATTTAGTGAGCAGGATGTGATGTCAGGTAAATACTACTACGGAAAAAAAAGTAAGAGCACTTTACAAAAGATAGTCAACAAATGTCTTACCTTCCAGGAATCAGCTATATGGAGACTGTTGTAGCGCATCCCCAAGTCAGGCCCCTGAAAGTCCTGCAGGACGATGAGCTTCCCTCTAGCTTGACCCATGGTGGGAACCAGGCGGCTGTGCCACAGCAGATCCCAGTGAGCATAGCGATTAACGTACTCCACCACCGCCCCATAGAGGTCTCCGGTCTCGCTCTGCTCCTCCTTGATGCGTATCAGCACAGTCTCACTCGGGTAGTTGCTCAGGAAGTCGGCCACGCCCCCCAGCACGTCGCCAAAGTGAGCCTTCTGGTATACCACCCCATGGTGGATGAGGAGTTTACCATTCACATGGCGGACACGCACGTCCAGGAAACGGATGCCAGCTTGAAGCTGGGAGTCCAGGCCCCACGTCTGACACTCGGCATAGACGCCGCCGTACAGGGCCATGGTGTTGTGGGTCCCCGGCATGGTGACCTCAGAGAGGGGACGGTCGTCAGGGATGGTGGACATCCAAGATGGGTTGAGGAACTCTGGGGTGGGCGTTTCGTCGTAGTCAGGTCTCTGGACAGCTCCCAGATTTAAATCCAGGGATCTGTGACAAGTAATGGTTTTTACTTCCTAATTTACAGTACAAGCGCACAAACCTTTTCCAATGAGGACTACATACTGAAAAATCTAAAGATGGGGTGGATGACTTTTATTTTCTACCGACAAaacttgctaaaatgctaacattctatAATATTTGCACGCCATATATCAAATGCAAATTGTTGAGGACTGGGAGTACTATAGTTGATTCTGGAATACACCAATATTATCTATTGGAATTTCTATTTCCTTCAATTTGAAGAATACCTTCCATTTGCAACCTCAATTCAAATCCTTGCAAAAGATTGGAATTTAAGAGAGATATTCAATTCATTTAGGTGTTTTTACACTAATCTGGTTGAAATCCAACCAGGGATCGATACTgaatccggtacttttttttAGCATCGACCGAATCCCATCGGTCCTATTGGGCACCGATTAAAAAAAATCCGATGGATCCATGTTGGAGTACCTGGGTTGTGAGTGACATCACGGCCGGTTACCTGCTCAGCTAGCTTTTCGCACATTGCCGATCACTCCGGCAGCACTGACAGTGGACTCAGCCGAGGtaattgttgtgttttgctctTTAAGAAAACCGATATATAtatgatctgccgtttcttttctttttctcctatgtcccactctcccttgtggagggggtccggtccgatccggtggccaagtactgcttgcctgtgtatcggctggggacatctatgcgctgctgttccgcctccacttgggattgtttcctgctggctccgctgtgaacgggactctcgctgctgtgttggatccgctttggactggactctcgcggctgtgttggatccattatggattgaactttcacagtatcatgttagacccgctcgacatccattgctttcgtcctctccaaggttctcttagtcatcattgtcaccgacgtcccactgggtgtgagttttccttgcccttatgtgggcctaccgaggatgtcgtagtggtttgtgttgtggtttgtgcagccctttgagacactagtgatttagggctatataagtaaacattgattgattgtttgattgatatatatatgtatatatatatattgcaataaATATGTGGCCAGACTACGGGTCAATGCTTTCTTTATTCATCTTTCTTAATTCTCAATTGCTTTTTGGGGTAAAGGGGGCTTGTGGTAGTGTGTTTGAAGTTCCATACCTTGGTGAAGTCTTGGAATTCCTCTGAGTTGGAGCAAGGGCGGTTGTTGCTGATGAATGTTTCATGAATGCCGTgacaagtaaaaaataaattaagctttctctatgaatgttctcattcattcagGTCATCGTAAACTCAGGGCATTCGATCGATAGCAACTGGActatttggtttgtcttagaagatgttttggctctcatccaagtaggcttcatcagttcatgttcacagacttagatcggtcagatctagtccagcagCTGGTGCCAGTACCTCAGTAGGcttaatcagttcatgctcagtaggattgctcgtttgcatcaaaacagctgtttttctcactacaatagggcgaaaccatccttgcccagggatggcgtggcgcggttgggagagttgCTATGCCAGcaccctgagggttcctggttcaatccccaccttctaccatcatcacgtccgttgtgtccttgagcaagacacttcacccttgctcctgatggaccctggttaacgccttgcatgtcagctcccgccatcagtgtttgaatgtgtgtgtgaatgagtgaatgtggaaatagtgtcaaagcgctttgagttccttaaaaaaaaggtagaaaagcactatacaagtacaatccatttaccatttacactctCTGAGTTTTGGAGTATcattatttggggttttggcaccagccgctagattggatctgaccaatctaagtctttgagcatgaactgatgaagtcttctgaggtattggcaccagccacgagactagatctgaccactttaagtctaagactagatctgaacaatctaagtctatgagcatgaactgatgaagcctactcggatgagagtcAAAACGTCTTTCAAGACAAACAAAATAGTCCAGTTGCGAATGACTTGAGTTTTGCATTGACAGCGAATGATGTCAATCTGTGTGTTTTCGCAAGCTCAAAAAATCGGCTATAGTGCTCAACTATGATGATGTGGTCGTGGGAATTCCGTGaattctctctggcactcaccgagggtggacgctcccctttcctctcccttatctctcctgcttgctttttCTTTTTGCCTTgtctttaactttcttgttgcctctttttgcactgctctccaaatataaacattggaactatttaactggcctcaacaaaattgacaaaatcttgggtttaggggaacctgctgttgtgacgaagcggttgttgctggacacacgacggactcttgtcactgacgtcccaccgggtcatcattgtcaccgatgtcccactgggtgtgagttttccttgcccttatgtgggcctaccgaggatgtcgtagtggtttgtgcagccctttgagacactagtgatttagggctatataagcaaacattgattgattgattgactcttggaagaagaaggagggccgcgtgcctggcgacccttttctgtcgaggacgtgaagatatccacctattcggaattatgacaacaggacatctcctgattggagtaagcgttgctctggtttgtcgacaaattggaagttgctggcagtcttcaaagtaccccaaagctgccacaaatgattggaggatgcgggaagaactgtggattacatcggactgtctaccccgcagtttttgaggaccagtcatagacaactttagagtgaaaagcaaattttattttcactcgcatacaaatctttttaacttggattgtttccctggcttcgagactctcccgaagatcacagCAAGCGAAGatacaacaaactcccttttttgtctctcatggacacacacctgttgttgtgaactttggactagcgacggcaaatacatcaaggcggcggaacagagacacactatgggcttatacacacacacacacacacacacacacacacacacacacacacacacacacacacacaaaaaatatacgccacacatacacccccctgtcccccaatccaacatcttcgacgcaaatcccgtaggggtgatgaatggatgatcagcgcctgagagctgcaacctaccaccatgaccttgaactaccttccctctgttgctagatatctcgagatgtatgttgtaatatgtatatgtgctttgctatggaggttttttctcactccgaactgggcccccctaggagcccagtctggattgtatttttttactcatccttcaccagcgtttacctttttcccatcttttacggggcgccttatggcgacccatcagcgttcttgttctgtaaccctgtacattgtttgtttgtctaatcttgaacaggtttgtgctgaaaacaaagttttgttgtacttgttgcaatgacaataaagacctacctacctacctacctacttgtCATGGTCTTTTGGGTATCGGGTATGACAACAGAGGTTACTTGGGGTTTGTGCTGCACCTCTCTTGGCATATGGAGCATTGGCCCATTTCTGTCTCTTTTTGTTTTCCCATTTCAGGCCAGAATACCACGTCTCGTGCACGGTGCTTGCTTTTTTCCACACCCAGGTGGCCGGCGTGTATGTTTTTGTATTAGGTTTGGCCTAAGTTTTTGGGGAGTTATGATTTTCTTAGCGTTGAGGGAGGGCTTTAATAGAGTCCATCTCCGTTATTTAATTCCTGTGATTCCAATATTCCTTGGATATATGTGGGGAAATGATTTATTTTGTCAGGCCATCCAGGTTTAGTTGTTCTACTGAGAGCAGTGTAATGAGCATCCTTTTTTATTTCTTGTAAATTGCTGTCACTTACAGGAATGCTGCTGCGGACTGTGTGCACTTGCTTCCATGCCTTCTCTCAGGCCTTTGCCGTTGTGTTCAAGCGAGTTTCGGGATAGTGTGGCGGCTACCAGTATACCTTTACCTGGGCGGAGAATTATTTTGatgttgtatttttgtagctGGAATGTCATTCTTTGTAAACGAGGCAGTGCAGCCAccagcgcaggggtagggaacctatggctcgcgagcccgatgtggctcttttgatgactgcatctggctctcggataaatctgagctgacatcgcttgacacgataagtaatgaataattccacttgttaaaaataacgtttaaaatataaaacattctcatgttttttaatgttcaagaagttgcgttaatggtaagaagtaatttatctattattggttggtgtggggcttgccctcctaggggttcttcagaccaccaagcagcgacatgagagcctgtttcagggttacaatattgttttatttttcaataagtctctcagttgctttccagcaattgtccttttctctttcgttttcgctcgcgctctggctccagtttcaaccccgtctctcctccctgctgctgcttataaacagagtgacaggtgattagataacaaggcccagatgggccctctacgcacctgtcgctgatttcgaggccggtcctggcacaccctgcttcgctgcaggcccgcaggccacgtcccctccacagttaacatcagaataacaatgttatttcaaagaataagagacttattatactctagaaatgttggtcttacttaaaaatgtacgtgtttagttgtgttcagtgttaaaaaaaatattatatggctcttacagaaatacattttaaaatattatgctttcttggctctctcagccaaaaaggttcccgacccctgcaccagCGGCTTCATCAGTATTGCTTCAAGTAGTTTTTGGTCAGAATCAACGGTCACTTCGCAATCACACATGTACTGGTAGAAACGCTTGCAACAAAACAGGAAAGCGCAACATCTATTTTTCTAATTGGGAATAATTACCTTATGATTTTGTTGCACAGACTATTGGTTTGCCTTCCTGGAGcatcacagtgccaaaaccactcTTTGACGCATCCACTTGTAGTCTGCTCTCTTTTTTGGGGTCGAAAGATGCATGCACAGGATGATTTTgtagaagttatttatttttttgaacgtCTTGTCAGTGTTTTTGTCCAATGTGAACTCTGTGCCGTATTTCAGCATTTGCCGTGGAGGTGCATTTCCTTTTGTGAGTCGAGTAGAGTAAAAAACTATCTTTTAACCTACTTGGTGGCTTAgcggttagagcaggggtcaccaacgcggtgcccgcgaacaccaggtcgcccgtaaggacaagatgagtcgcccgctggcctgttctaaaaatagctcaaatagccgcacttaccagtgagctgcctctatttttttacattttatttatttactagcaagctggtctcgctttgctcgacatttttaattctaagagagacaaaactcaaatagaatttgaaaatccaagaaaatattttaaagacttggtcttcacttgtttaaataaattcctttatttttttgctttgcttcttataactttcagacagagaattttagagaaaaaatacaaccttaaaaatgattttaggatttttaaacacgtatacctttttaacttttaaattccttcctcttctttcctgacaattaaaatcaatgttcaagtattttatttattttttattgtaaagaataataaatacatttgaattaaattcttcattttagcttctgattttttgacgaagaatatttgtgaagtatttcttcaaacttattatgataaaaaaaattaaaaaatcattctggcagatctagaaaatctgtagaatcaaatttaaatcttatttcaaagtcttttgagtttcttttaaaattttggttctggaaaatctagaagaaataatgatttgtctttgttagaaatatatccatccatccatccattttctaccgcttattccctttcggggtcgcggggggcgctggcgcctatctcagctacaatcgggcggaaggcggggtacaccttggacaagacgccacctcatcgcaggtccaacacagatagacagacaacattcacactcacattcacacactagggccaattttagtgttgccaatcaacctatccccaggtgcatgtctttggaggtgggaggaagccggagtacccggagggaacccacgcattcacggggagaacatgcaaactccacacagaaagatcccgagcctggatttgaaccgaggactgcaggaacttcgtattgtgaggcagacgcactaacccctcttccaccgtgaagcccgttagaaatatagcttggtccaatttgttataaattataacaaagtgcagattttaacctatttaaaacatgtcatcaaaattctaaaattaatctcaatcaggaaaaattactgaagatgttccataaattatttttcaaattttttcgaaaagattcgaattagctagtttttctcttcatttgtttgattgaattttgaattttaaagattcgaaattgaagataaactatgtttcaaaatttaatttaaatttttttcgtgttttctcctcttttaaagcgttctattaagtgtttttctatcatttattctctacaaaaaaccttccgtaaaaggaaaaacaatgtacgacggaatgacagacaaaaatacaaattatatatatatatatatatatatatatatatatatatatatatatatatatatatatatatatatatatatatatatatatatatatatatatatttattaaaggtaaattgagcaaattggctatttctggcaatttatttaactggtagcccttcgcattaattagtacccaagaagtagctcttggttttcaaaaaggttggtgacccctgcctaaATTATGTCAGGCTATATTGTAATGCAATGAAAAGCCCAGTGTGTTTTAtaccttttaatttttatttctatCTTCTAAAATTGTTATTTGAATGCAATAAGAATCATCGTAATATTATTTTCTTAAATGAAGCCATACATTGAAAGGTATCGAAAAGtattattttggtaccggtgccaaaatattggtatcgacacAACCCTAATGCTAAGTATGGTTTCTAGTTCAGCTTTGTTTTTCGGCGCATGTATTTTTTCTATGGCTTTTACCTTTTGAGGTTCAGGATTTATTCCTTCCTGAGACAGCGtgtggtagagatgcgcggataggcaaatatatcatccgcaaccacatcaccaaagtcgtcatccacccgccgtccacccgaaccaacatcttatcagaaccgcaaccgctcgccacccgcccgctgaaatacatcagaggtcggccacctttaccactcacagagctatttaaacccattTTATAGAGTAATGAAGACATTGGGAACcgctaacattctcgcgaatatccaatggtgttcatcctgat
The window above is part of the Nerophis ophidion isolate RoL-2023_Sa linkage group LG04, RoL_Noph_v1.0, whole genome shotgun sequence genome. Proteins encoded here:
- the si:dkey-266f7.9 gene encoding 1-phosphatidylinositol phosphodiesterase translates to MCSQEFIALVFLLGSLDLNLGAVQRPDYDETPTPEFLNPSWMSTIPDDRPLSEVTMPGTHNTMALYGGVYAECQTWGLDSQLQAGIRFLDVRVRHVNGKLLIHHGVVYQKAHFGDVLGGVADFLSNYPSETVLIRIKEEQSETGDLYGAVVEYVNRYAHWDLLWHSRLVPTMGQARGKLIVLQDFQGPDLGMRYNSLHIADSWKVTTLGQVTEKWQSVYDHLETAPVGDMAQIYLTYSSGAGLFAFPRAVAQRINPKLYDYLREKTNLLNQRFGIICMDFPAAPIIESIINFQLKNEGEKQFIV